In one Streptomyces sp. NBC_00597 genomic region, the following are encoded:
- the rpmE gene encoding 50S ribosomal protein L31: protein MKRDVHPEYVETQVSCTCGASFTTRSTLTEGTIRAEVCSECHPFYTGKQKILDTGGRVARFEARFGKAAGSK, encoded by the coding sequence TTGAAGCGCGATGTTCACCCCGAGTACGTCGAGACCCAGGTCAGCTGCACCTGTGGCGCGTCGTTCACCACCCGTAGCACCCTGACCGAAGGCACCATCCGTGCCGAGGTCTGCTCCGAGTGCCACCCGTTCTACACGGGCAAGCAGAAGATCCTCGACACCGGTGGCCGTGTTGCCCGCTTCGAGGCCCGCTTCGGCAAGGCTGCCGGCTCGAAGTAG
- the prfA gene encoding peptide chain release factor 1, producing MFEAVEELVGEHADLEKKLADPSVHSDQANARKLNKRYAELTPIVATFRAWKQSAEDIETAKEFAADDPDFVAEVKELSAQREELTEKLRLLLVPRDPSDDKDVLLEVKAGAGGDESALFAGDLLRMYLRYAERVGWKTEIIDATESELGGYKDVQVSVRTKGGNGATEPGQGVWARLKYEGGVHRVQRVPATESQGRIHTSAAGVLVTPEAEEVEVEINANDLRIDVYRSSGPGGQSVNTTDSAVRITHVPTGVVASCQNEKSQLQNKEQAMRILRSRLLAAAQEAAEQEASDVRRSQVRSVDRSEKIRTYNFPENRISDHRTGFKAYNLDQVLDGDLDPMIQACVDADSAAKLASAT from the coding sequence ATGTTCGAGGCGGTCGAGGAACTGGTCGGCGAGCACGCCGACCTTGAGAAGAAGCTCGCCGACCCTTCGGTCCACTCGGATCAGGCCAACGCGCGCAAGCTCAACAAGCGCTACGCGGAGCTGACCCCGATCGTCGCGACCTTCCGTGCCTGGAAGCAGTCCGCCGAGGACATCGAGACGGCGAAGGAGTTCGCGGCCGACGACCCGGACTTCGTGGCCGAGGTGAAGGAGCTCAGCGCGCAGCGCGAGGAGCTCACCGAGAAGCTCCGTCTGCTGCTCGTCCCGCGCGACCCCAGCGACGACAAGGACGTGCTCCTTGAGGTCAAGGCGGGCGCGGGCGGCGACGAGTCGGCCCTGTTCGCCGGCGACCTGCTGCGCATGTACCTGCGCTACGCCGAGCGCGTGGGCTGGAAGACCGAGATCATCGACGCCACCGAGTCCGAGCTCGGCGGCTACAAGGACGTCCAGGTCTCCGTCCGCACCAAGGGCGGCAACGGTGCCACCGAGCCCGGCCAGGGCGTCTGGGCCCGCCTGAAGTACGAGGGCGGCGTGCACCGCGTCCAGCGCGTTCCGGCCACCGAGTCCCAGGGCCGCATCCACACCTCCGCCGCCGGCGTGCTCGTCACCCCGGAGGCCGAGGAGGTCGAGGTCGAGATCAACGCGAACGACCTGCGCATCGACGTGTACCGCTCGTCCGGCCCCGGCGGCCAGTCCGTCAACACCACCGACTCGGCCGTGCGCATCACGCACGTCCCGACCGGTGTGGTCGCCTCCTGCCAGAACGAGAAGAGCCAGCTCCAGAACAAGGAGCAGGCGATGCGCATCCTCCGGTCGCGCCTGCTGGCCGCGGCCCAGGAGGCCGCCGAGCAGGAGGCCTCCGACGTGCGCCGCAGCCAGGTGCGCTCCGTGGACCGCTCCGAGAAGATCCGTACGTACAACTTCCCGGAAAACCGGATCTCGGACCACCGGACCGGTTTCAAGGCGTACAACTTGGACCAGGTGCTCGACGGCGACCTCGATCCCATGATCCAGGCCTGCGTCGACGCGGACTCGGCCGCCAAGCTCGCGTCCGCGACCTGA
- the prmC gene encoding peptide chain release factor N(5)-glutamine methyltransferase, translated as MNLLLAEVAQATQRLAAAGVPSPRFDAEELAAFVHGVKRGELHHVKDADFDARYWEAVARREAREPLQHITGRAFFRYLELQVGPGVFVPRPETESVVDWAIHAVRAMDVVEPLIVDLCTGSGAIALAMAQEVPRSRVHAVELSEDALRWTRKNAEGSRVTVHQGDALSALPELDGQVDLVISNPPYIPLTEWEYVAPEARDHDPEMALFSGEDGLDTIRGIERTAHRLLRPGGIVVIEHADTQGGQVPWIFADERGWADAADHPDLNNRPRFATARKALP; from the coding sequence GTGAACTTGCTGCTTGCCGAGGTGGCCCAGGCCACCCAGCGGCTGGCCGCCGCCGGCGTGCCCTCACCGCGCTTCGATGCGGAGGAGCTCGCGGCCTTCGTGCACGGCGTCAAGCGGGGGGAACTGCACCACGTCAAGGACGCGGACTTCGACGCCCGTTACTGGGAGGCCGTCGCCCGCCGCGAGGCGCGCGAGCCGCTCCAGCACATCACCGGCCGTGCCTTCTTCCGGTACCTGGAGCTCCAGGTCGGTCCCGGGGTGTTCGTGCCCCGGCCCGAGACCGAGTCGGTCGTGGACTGGGCCATACACGCCGTCCGCGCGATGGACGTCGTCGAGCCGCTGATCGTGGACCTGTGCACCGGGTCCGGCGCCATCGCGCTGGCCATGGCACAGGAGGTGCCGCGCTCGCGCGTGCACGCGGTCGAGCTGTCCGAGGACGCCCTGCGGTGGACCCGCAAGAACGCCGAAGGCTCCCGGGTCACCGTCCACCAGGGCGACGCGCTGAGCGCCCTGCCCGAGCTGGACGGCCAGGTCGACCTGGTGATCTCGAACCCGCCGTACATCCCGCTCACCGAGTGGGAGTACGTCGCCCCCGAGGCCCGCGACCACGACCCCGAGATGGCGCTGTTCTCCGGCGAGGACGGCCTCGACACCATCCGGGGCATCGAGCGCACCGCGCACCGCCTGCTGCGGCCCGGCGGCATCGTCGTCATCGAGCACGCCGACACCCAGGGCGGCCAGGTGCCGTGGATCTTCGCCGACGAGCGGGGTTGGGCCGACGCCGCCGACCACCCCGACCTGAACAACCGCCCGCGCTTCGCCACCGCCCGCAAGGCCCTGCCGTGA
- a CDS encoding L-threonylcarbamoyladenylate synthase translates to MARRYDCNDATDRKTGLREAASAVRRGELVVLPTDTLYGIGADAFSAEAVGDLLAAKGRGRNMPTPVLIGSPNTLHGLVTDFSEQAWELVDAFWPGALTLVAKHQPSLAWDLGETRGTVAVRMPLHPVAIELLTEVGPMAVSSANLTGHPAPEDCDAAREMLGDSVSVYLDGGPTPGIQPSSIVDVTGKVPVLLREGALTAEQLREVVPDLEVAP, encoded by the coding sequence ATGGCCCGGCGATACGACTGCAACGACGCGACGGACCGCAAGACGGGTCTGCGTGAAGCCGCATCCGCCGTGCGCCGCGGCGAGCTCGTCGTGCTGCCCACCGACACCCTCTACGGGATCGGCGCGGACGCCTTCAGCGCGGAGGCCGTCGGTGACCTGCTCGCCGCCAAGGGCCGTGGCCGCAACATGCCGACCCCGGTGCTCATCGGCTCCCCGAACACCCTGCACGGCCTCGTCACGGACTTCTCCGAGCAGGCCTGGGAGCTCGTCGACGCCTTCTGGCCGGGCGCGCTGACGCTCGTCGCCAAGCACCAGCCCTCGCTGGCCTGGGACCTCGGCGAGACCCGCGGCACCGTGGCCGTCCGGATGCCGCTGCACCCCGTCGCCATCGAGCTGCTGACCGAGGTCGGCCCGATGGCCGTGTCCTCGGCCAACCTGACCGGGCACCCGGCGCCGGAGGACTGCGACGCGGCGCGCGAGATGCTGGGCGACTCCGTGTCCGTGTACCTGGACGGCGGTCCGACCCCGGGCATCCAGCCCTCGTCGATCGTCGACGTCACCGGGAAGGTTCCCGTCCTGCTGCGCGAGGGGGCGCTGACCGCCGAGCAGCTGCGGGAGGTCGTACCCGACCTTGAGGTGGCCCCGTGA
- a CDS encoding protein-tyrosine-phosphatase, with protein MSPRGRGIANGHSPAAAGGGTFRILHVSTGNVCRSPITERLTRHALAHRLGGIPAGDLIVESAGTWGHEGAPMEANAAAVLADFGADASGFTGRELLDEHVIRADLVLTATRDHRAQVISMGHSAGLRTFTLKEFTRLVRAIDPATLPPLDDGVAERARALVRAAAALRGWLLAPSPDADEVYDPYGAPITFFRSIGDEINQALDPVVTALTGMTASR; from the coding sequence GTGAGCCCTCGGGGGCGTGGCATAGCAAACGGGCACTCCCCGGCGGCCGCCGGAGGGGGCACCTTCCGCATCCTTCACGTCAGCACCGGCAACGTCTGCCGCTCGCCGATCACCGAGCGGCTGACCCGGCATGCGCTGGCGCACCGGCTGGGTGGCATTCCGGCCGGCGACCTGATCGTGGAGAGCGCGGGGACCTGGGGCCACGAGGGCGCGCCGATGGAGGCGAACGCGGCCGCCGTGCTCGCGGACTTCGGCGCGGACGCGTCCGGGTTCACCGGCCGGGAGCTGCTGGACGAGCACGTCATACGGGCCGACCTGGTGCTGACGGCCACCCGCGACCACCGGGCCCAGGTCATCTCGATGGGGCACTCGGCGGGCCTGCGGACCTTCACGCTGAAGGAGTTCACCCGGCTGGTCCGGGCGATAGATCCGGCCACCCTCCCGCCGCTGGACGACGGGGTGGCGGAGCGGGCGCGGGCGCTGGTACGGGCCGCGGCGGCGCTGCGCGGGTGGCTGCTGGCCCCCTCGCCCGACGCGGACGAGGTGTACGACCCGTACGGTGCGCCGATCACCTTCTTCCGCTCGATCGGCGACGAGATCAACCAGGCGCTGGACCCGGTCGTCACGGCCCTGACGGGCATGACGGCTTCCCGCTGA
- the glyA gene encoding serine hydroxymethyltransferase, with amino-acid sequence MSVITPPTDLLRQQDPQMADVLAGEAQRQATTLQLIAAENFTSPAVLAALGSALANKYAEGYPGARYHGGCEYADLAEGLAVERAQALFGVEHANVQPHSGSAAVLAAYAALLRPGDTVLAMGLTYGGHLTHGSPANFSGRWFDFVGYGVDAESGLIDYLQVQELARTHRPKAIVCGSISYPRHPEYSVFREIADEVGAYLIADAAHPIGLVAGGAAPSPVPYADIVCATTHKVLRGPRGGMVLCGAEFAERIDRAVFPFTQGGAQMHTIAAKAVAFGEAAAPAFTTYAHRVVANARALADELAAHGFAVTTGGTDTHLITADPAPLGVDGPVARGRLAAAGIVLDTCVLPYGDQRGIRLGTAAVTTQGMREPEMARIAELFTAVLRGAGTGIRAEVAELTRRFPPYGE; translated from the coding sequence ATGAGCGTCATCACCCCGCCGACGGACCTGCTGCGGCAGCAGGATCCGCAGATGGCCGACGTGCTCGCGGGCGAGGCGCAGCGCCAGGCCACGACACTGCAGCTGATCGCCGCCGAGAACTTCACTTCTCCCGCCGTGCTCGCGGCACTGGGCTCTGCGCTGGCCAACAAGTACGCCGAGGGGTACCCCGGTGCGCGCTACCACGGCGGCTGCGAGTACGCGGACCTCGCCGAGGGACTGGCCGTCGAGCGGGCCCAGGCGCTCTTCGGGGTCGAGCACGCCAACGTCCAGCCGCATTCCGGTTCCGCCGCCGTACTGGCCGCGTACGCCGCGCTGCTGCGGCCCGGGGACACCGTGCTGGCGATGGGGCTCACGTACGGGGGGCACCTCACGCACGGCTCGCCCGCCAACTTCTCCGGACGCTGGTTCGACTTCGTCGGGTACGGGGTCGACGCCGAGAGCGGCCTGATCGACTACCTGCAGGTGCAGGAGCTGGCGCGGACGCACCGGCCCAAGGCGATCGTCTGCGGGTCGATCTCCTATCCGCGGCACCCGGAGTACTCGGTGTTCCGGGAGATCGCCGACGAGGTGGGGGCGTACCTCATCGCGGACGCCGCCCATCCGATCGGGCTCGTCGCCGGCGGGGCCGCGCCCAGCCCCGTCCCGTACGCCGACATCGTCTGCGCGACGACCCACAAGGTGTTGCGCGGCCCGCGCGGCGGGATGGTGCTGTGCGGCGCCGAGTTCGCCGAGCGGATCGACCGGGCGGTGTTCCCCTTCACCCAGGGCGGCGCGCAGATGCACACCATCGCCGCGAAGGCGGTCGCCTTCGGCGAGGCCGCGGCGCCGGCGTTCACCACGTACGCCCACCGGGTCGTGGCCAATGCGCGGGCGCTGGCCGACGAGCTGGCGGCGCACGGTTTCGCGGTGACGACGGGCGGCACCGACACCCACCTGATCACCGCCGACCCGGCACCCCTCGGCGTCGACGGCCCGGTCGCCCGTGGCCGGCTCGCCGCCGCCGGCATCGTGCTGGACACCTGCGTCCTTCCGTACGGGGACCAGCGCGGGATCCGGCTCGGCACGGCCGCCGTCACCACCCAGGGCATGCGGGAGCCCGAGATGGCCCGGATCGCCGAGCTGTTCACCGCAGTACTGCGCGGCGCGGGGACGGGTATCCGCGCAGAAGTGGCCGAGCTGACGCGTAGATTTCCCCCATACGGGGAGTAA
- a CDS encoding MraY family glycosyltransferase: MGQPVREYLLTLCVTVAVTYLLTGPVRKFAIAAGAMPEIRARDVHREPTPRLGGIAMFGGLCAGLLVADHLRNLNGVFELSNEPRALLSGAALIWLIGVLDDKFEIDALIKLGAQMIAAGVMVMQGLTMLWIPVPGIGTVALTQWQGNLLTVALVVITINAVNFVDGLDGLAAGMVCIAATAFFLYSYRIWFGYGIEAAAPATLFAAILMGMCLGFLPHNMHPARIFMGDSGSMLIGLVLAASAISITGQVDPDTMALFAGGERNATHAMLPVFIPLLLPLTIIAIPMADLVLAIVRRTWKGQSPFAADRGHLHHRLLELGHSHSRAVLIMYFWSGLIAFGAVAYSVHSASMWIVLAIVALSAVGLVLLLLPRFTPRAPRWAEGLVPPRYRHAERAAEAAAQDASGREPDPARQIRVGVSGVNGATAVGPRSRFPDRRKAESTR; encoded by the coding sequence CTGGGGCAGCCCGTGCGTGAATATCTGCTGACGCTTTGCGTCACGGTCGCGGTGACCTACTTGCTCACCGGGCCCGTGCGGAAGTTCGCGATCGCGGCCGGTGCGATGCCGGAGATCCGCGCCCGCGACGTGCACCGCGAGCCCACTCCGAGACTCGGCGGCATCGCCATGTTCGGCGGACTGTGCGCGGGGCTGCTGGTGGCGGACCACCTGCGCAACCTCAACGGCGTCTTCGAGCTGTCGAACGAACCGCGGGCGCTGCTCTCCGGAGCGGCGCTGATCTGGCTGATCGGCGTGCTCGACGACAAGTTCGAGATCGACGCCCTGATCAAGCTCGGCGCGCAGATGATCGCCGCCGGTGTGATGGTCATGCAGGGTCTGACGATGCTGTGGATCCCCGTCCCCGGCATCGGGACGGTCGCGCTGACCCAATGGCAGGGCAACCTGCTCACGGTGGCCCTCGTCGTGATCACCATCAACGCGGTGAACTTCGTGGACGGGCTCGACGGCCTGGCCGCCGGCATGGTCTGCATCGCCGCCACGGCGTTCTTCCTCTACTCGTACCGGATCTGGTTCGGCTACGGCATCGAGGCGGCAGCGCCCGCGACCCTCTTCGCCGCGATCCTGATGGGCATGTGCCTGGGCTTCCTGCCGCACAACATGCATCCGGCCAGGATCTTCATGGGCGATTCCGGATCGATGCTCATCGGCCTGGTGCTCGCCGCCTCCGCGATCTCGATCACCGGGCAGGTGGACCCGGACACCATGGCGCTGTTCGCCGGCGGTGAGCGCAACGCGACGCACGCGATGCTCCCGGTCTTCATTCCGCTTCTGCTCCCGCTGACGATCATCGCGATCCCGATGGCGGACCTGGTCCTGGCCATCGTGCGCCGCACCTGGAAGGGCCAGTCGCCCTTCGCGGCCGACCGCGGACACCTGCACCACCGACTGCTGGAACTCGGGCATTCGCACAGCCGCGCGGTGCTGATCATGTACTTCTGGTCAGGACTGATCGCCTTCGGCGCGGTGGCGTACTCGGTGCACTCGGCGTCGATGTGGATCGTGCTCGCGATCGTCGCGCTGAGCGCGGTGGGCCTGGTCCTCCTGCTCCTGCCGCGCTTCACCCCGCGCGCCCCGCGCTGGGCCGAGGGTCTGGTCCCGCCGCGCTACCGGCACGCGGAGCGCGCCGCCGAGGCGGCCGCCCAGGACGCCTCGGGCCGCGAGCCGGATCCCGCCCGTCAGATCAGGGTCGGCGTCTCGGGCGTCAACGGAGCGACCGCCGTAGGCCCCCGTTCGCGCTTCCCCGACCGGCGTAAGGCCGAGTCGACGCGCTGA